A window of Trichoderma atroviride chromosome 3, complete sequence contains these coding sequences:
- a CDS encoding uncharacterized protein (EggNog:ENOG41) yields MYSLLVVLPNRPQYASRYSGNTALETSASQPHKARLHPQRAPSELLERFPQRASLAQAPATAIEHSAATGPAHSVHCAEPVAHAPSAQRPTCCKAAGSSRSPGALVQRWYPVPRGRAGSHAADRYWRPSRPRPGFLMVNEWNGARRSLTHLQAAARIARPLFS; encoded by the exons ATGTACTCACTGCTAGTAGTACTGCCAAACAGGCCCCAATACGCTTCACGCTACAGCGGCAATACGGCCCTGGAGACCAGCGCGTCGCAGCCACACAAGGCCCGGCTCCACCCCCAGCGAGCGCCCTCTGAGCTCTTGGAGCGCTTCCCCCAGCGGGCCTCGTTAGCGCAAGCCCCGGCCACAGCCATTGAGCACAGCGCAGCGACCGGTCCAGCACACAGTGTCCATTGCGCTGAGCCAGTGGCGCACGCCCCCTCCGCCCAACGACCAACCTGCTGTAAAG CAGCGGGCTCCAGCCGCTCTCCTGGTGCCCTCGTCCAGCGCTGGTACCCCGTACCTCGCGGCCGCGCCGGCTCGCACGCTGCTGACAGGTACTGGCGACCGTCGCGGCCAAGGCCCGGGTTCCTGATGGTGAATGAATGGAATGGGGCCCGTCGCTCGCTCACGCACTTGCAAGCCGCTGCTCGAATCGCCCgccctcttttctcttaA
- a CDS encoding uncharacterized protein (EggNog:ENOG41~TransMembrane:1 (o60-85i)): MAVIDQVLGEVAHIVVRAATTTTQSATTTSSDVTSPQTAIPSNTNNSNNNNKSSGSSSPLLFFVALGFGVVFTNLWIIVGVKYCFRYNARNRARNMTNEDGEPIHMENMPRPHRRRREKKLMTMDEVNDKFPMMKYKTWVSERARDGLPTAGGVGTPSRPNSIHQVDLAVPEIAKKERTSTEVRAVDDVASPVASPTTEAEPVIVDTTAKEDDNKKDSKDKKDATTTVGETAEEDGPVMPHEHLKRTSSEEEDDEDDEEDDEHITAALPPELLNTSGDTCAICIDTLEDDDDVRGLTCGHTFHAVCVDPWLTSRRACCPLCKADYYVPKPRPNPENEPSNANNANLDPRQNSRMNLPASLTAAFFRSSGGRSRNSRNRNSNGNRSSNRNGNSNNSRSNNNNSSTRPSVFQFPIRRRAQTTAIESRIAHQQSQISETAQPAAQGTLLASVRHAFRFGRSTEASTTNAAPAVTPSQLEAGTQPPATST, encoded by the exons ATGGCTGTCATTGACCAGGTCCTTGGCGAAGTTGCCCACATTGTCGTGAgagcggcgacgacgacgacacaATCCGCGACGACCACGTCGTCAGACGTCACCAGCCCGCAGACGGCCATTCCCTCCAACACGAACAActccaacaacaacaacaagagCAGCGGTTCCAGCTCGccgctcctcttcttcgtcgcctTGGGCTTTGGCGTAGTCTTCACAAACCTGTG GATCATCGTTGGCGTCAAGTACTGCTTTAGGTACAACGCTCGCAACCGGGCTCGAAACATGACCAACGAAGATGGTGAACCCATCCACATGGAAAACATGCCCCGACCTCACCGAAGAAGGcgtgagaagaagctcatgaCCATGGACGAGGTCAACGACAAGTTCCCCATGATGAAGTACAAGACCTGGGTTTCGGAGCGCGCTCGAGATGGACTGCCTACCGCCGGAGGTGTTGGCACGCCTAGTCGACCGAACAGCATTCACCAGGTAGACCTCGCAGTCCCAGAGattgccaagaaggagcGCACATCAACCGAGGTCCGCGCAGTCGACGATGTCGCGTCGCCCGTCGCATCGCCGACCACCGAAGCCGAGCCAGTCATTGTTGACACCACTGCCAAGGAAGACGACAACAAGAAGGatagcaaagacaagaaagatgcaaCTACCACCGTCGGCGAAACCGCTGAGGAGGACGGACCCGTGATGCCGCATGAGCACTTGAAGCGAACGTCTagcgaggaggaagacgacgaagatgacgaagaagacgatgagcaCATCACAGCTGCCCTGCCACCGGAACTCCTCAACACATCCGGCGATACCTGCGCCATCTGTATCGACACGctcgaggacgacgacgatgtcCGCGGCTTGACATGCGGCCACACCTTCCATGCCGTCTGCGTCGATCCCTGGTTGACAAGCCGTCGCGCATGCTGCCCGCTGTGCAAGGCCGACTACTACGTCCCGAAGCCCAGACCCAATCCAGAGAATGAGCCTAGTAACGCCAACAATGCCAACCTGGACCCGCGTCAGAACTCTCGCATGAATTTGCCTGCCAGTCTGACAGCGGCCTTCTTCCGATCCTCGGGTGGCCGCTCTCGCAACAGCCGCAACcgcaacagcaacggcaacCGCAGCAGTAACCGCAATGGCAACAGCAATAATAGCCGTAGCAATAACAACAACTCGAGCACCCGGCCTTCCGTGTTTCAGTTCCCAATCCGGAGAAGGGCTCAGACTACGGCGATAGAGTCTAGAATAGCACATCAACAAAGCCAGATCTCTGAGACCGCTCAGCCAGCTGCTCAGGGCACTTTACTTGCCTCTGTTCGACACGCTTTCCGCTTCGGACGGTCGACCGAGGCCTCAACAACAAATGCGGCACCGGCAGTGACTCCGTCGCAGCTTGAGGCCGGCACGCAGCCGCCAGCCACCTCTACGTAA
- a CDS encoding uncharacterized protein (EggNog:ENOG41): MSSIGPHLPPQLTKRKHDDDDESTSSSNKHARRDNDAAHPPRNQDEIDVNGSDSDSEDDYGPPRPSTLPAAPAPRSVGPSLPPHLAAANNDDEINLSDSDSDPLPQPPPATAAANPPNPASDSESSDDDDDFGPSLPSASAPRRQIGPSLPPSDLDDAPKRDEWMLAPPPSSSTFSERDTTKLRARKFASKPSAKASSSAPGAPSIWTETPEEKLKRLQDAVLGRTSASSSAEAGGDASELQRKKQLRDEALAADIQAQRGRTLLEEHQGGKKKAGAVVRPEEEEDDPSKRAFDREKDMAVGGRITATQRKELINKSANFGGRFQKGSFL; encoded by the coding sequence ATGTCGTCTATAGGTCCTCATCTCCCACCACAACTCACAAAGAGAAAgcacgacgacgacgacgaatcCACATCCTCGTCAAACAAACATGCCCGTCGCGACAATGACGCTGCGCATCCTCCACGAAACCAAGACGAGATAGACGTCAATGGCTCCGACTCAGATTCAGAAGACGATTATGGTCCTCCCAGGCCATCTACTctaccagcagcgcctgctCCTCGCAGCGTAGGGCCATCTCTGCCACCGCACCTCGCCGCCGCaaacaacgacgacgagatcAATCTCTCCGACTCAGACTCTGATCCTCTTCCACAACCTCCTCCCGCAACCGCCGCTGCCAATCCTCCCAACCCAGCTTCAGACTCTGAGTCTtcagacgacgacgacgactttggtccctccctcccctccGCCTCAGCTCCTCGCCGTCAAATCGGCCcatccctccccccctcagACCTCGACGACGCCCCCAAGCGAGACGAATGGATGCTCGCCCCCCCGCCCTCGTCATCAACCTTTTCCGAGCGCGACACAACCAAGCTCCGCGCCCGCAAATTCGCCTCCAAACCGTCCGCCAAAGCATCCTCCTCCGCCCCCGGCGCCCCGTCAATATGGACAGAAACGCCCGAAGAAAAACTCAAGCGCCTACAGGACGCTGTCCTCGGACGGAcgtcggcgtcttcttctgccgaGGCCGGCGGCGACGCGTCGGAGCTGCAgcggaagaagcagctccgCGACGAGGCCCTCGCGGCGGATATCCAGGCGCAGCGCGGGAGGACGCTGCTTGAGGAACATCAGggcgggaagaagaaggctggggcggtggtgaggccggaggaggaagaggatgatccGAGCAAGAGGGCGTTTGATAGGGAGAAGGATATGGCGGTTGGGGGCAGGATCACGGCGACGCAGAGGAAGGAGCTGATTAATAAGAGTGCCAATTTTGGGGGGAGGTTTCAAAAGGGGTCGTTTTTATAA
- a CDS encoding uncharacterized protein (BUSCO:EOG092D2A2K) — protein MEAIKNVLHNGTNGHSNGYTNGHAEPSSEAVSQLKDKYTKADQGHVFTFYDSLSTADKAAFFEQLSGFDPAHINQIADRALNPPQVEETATKLEPLPESATASILDSSPVDINKWYESGLDLIGSNQVAVVLMAGGQGTRLGSSAPKGCFDIGLPSHKPLFKIQAERIRKVEQLAAKKAGVDKVVVPWYVMTSGPTRKPTEEFFAENNFFGLQKENVKIFEQGVLPCISNEGKIILESKGKVAVAPDGNGGIYQALIVSGVLDDMRKRGIQHIHAYCVDNCLVKVADPVFIGFSASLNVDIATKVVRKRDATESVGLILTKNGKPDVVEYSEIDKETAEARDPSNAELLKYRAANIVNHYYSFSFLESIPLWAHKLPHHVARKKIPATDLESGELIKPAKPNGIKLEQFVFDCFPLLALDKFACMEVNRADEFSPLKNASGTGQDDPETSKADIMNQGLRWVQAAGATVVSEGGVEVSPLISYGGEGLEHLKGKTITAPAVLELE, from the exons ATGGAAGCCATCAAGAATGTCCTGCACAATGGCACCAATGGCCACTCCAACGGCTACACCAATGGCCACGCCGAGCCTTCGTCCGAGGCCGTTTCccagctcaaggacaagTACACCAAGGCTGACCAGGGCCATGTCTTCACCTTCTACGACTCCCTGAGCACTGCCGACAAGGCTGCCTTCTTCGAGCAGCTCTCTGGCTTTGACCCAGCCCACATCAACCAGATCGCCGACCGAGCCCTGAACCCGCCCCAGGTCGAGGAGACGGCTACCAAGCTTGAGCCCCTCCCCGAGTCCGCTACCGCCAGTATCCTTGACTCGAGCCCGGTCGACATCAACAAGTGGTATGAGTCCGGCCTTGACCTCATTGGCAGCAACCAGGTTGCTGTCGTGCTCATGGCTGGTGGCCAGGGAACCAGACTGGGAAGCTCTGCTCCCAAGGGCTGCTTCGACATTGGCCTGCCCTCCCACAAGCCCCTCTTCAAGATCCAGGCTGAGCGTATCCGCAAGGTCGAGCAGCTggctgccaagaaggccggCGTTGACAAGGTCGTCGTTCCCTGGTACGTCATGACCAGCGGACCTACCCGCAAGCCCACCGAGGAGTTTTTCGCCGAGAACAACTTCTTTGGCCTGCAGAAGGAGAATGTCAAGATCTTTGAGCAGGGTGTCCTGCCTTGCATCTCCAACGAGGGCAAGATCATTCTGGAGAGCAAGGGCAAGGTTGCCGTCGCCCCTGATGGCAACGGCGGCATCTACCAGGCTCTCATCGTTTCTGGCGTCTTGGACGACATGCGCAAGCGCGGTATCCAGCACATCCACGCCTACTGTGTTGACAACTGCCTTGTCAAGGTCGCCGACCCCGTCTTCATCGGCTTCTCTGCATCCCTCAACGTCGACATTGCCACCAAGGTCGTCCGAAAGCGTGATGCCACCGAGTCTGTCGGCCTGATCCTCACCAAGAACGGCAAGCCTGACGTTGTGGAGTACTCCGAGATTGACAAGGAGACTGCTGAGGCTCGCGACCCCAGCAATGCCGAGCTCCTCAAGTACCGCGCCGCCAACATTGTCAACCACTACTACTCCTTCAGCTTCCTGGAGAGCATCCCTCTGTGGGCTCACAAGCTGCCCCACCACGTCGCCCGCAAGAAGATTCCTGCCACCGACCTCGAGTCTGGAGAGCTGATCAAGCCTGCCAAGCCCAACGGCATCAAGCTCGAGCAGTTTGTCTTTGACTGCTTCCCTCTTCTCGCCCTTGACAAGTTTGCCTGCATGGAGGTCAACCGTGCCGACGAGTTTTCTCCTCTCAAGAACGCCAGCGGCACCGGCCAGGACGACCCCGAGACCAGCAAGGCTGACATCATGAACCAGGGCCTTCGCTGGGTCCAGGCTGCCGGTGCCACGGTTGTCTCTGAGGGAGGTGTCGAGGTCTCTCCCCTCATCAGCTAT GGTGGTGAGGGACTGGAACatctcaagggcaagaccATCACAGCCCCCgctgtgctggagctggagtaA